A region of Pseudomonas marginalis DNA encodes the following proteins:
- the metH gene encoding methionine synthase has protein sequence MSDRSARLQALHHALKERILILDGGMGTMIQSYKLEEHDYRGKRFADWPSDVKGNNDLLVLTRPDVIGGIEKAYLDAGADILETNTFNATRISMADYGMEELAYELNVEGARLARRIADAKTAENQAKPRFVAGVLGPTSRTCSLSPDVNNPGYRNVTFDELVENYTEATQGLIKGGADLILIETIFDTLNAKAAIFAVQGVFEALGIELPIMISGTITDASGRTLSGQTTEAFWNSVAHAKPISVGLNCALGASELRPYLEELSNKANTHVSAHPNAGLPNEFGEYDELPSETAKVIEEFAQSGFLNIVGGCCGTTPGHIEAIAKAVAGYAPRPIPDIPKACRLSGLEPFTIDRSSLFVNVGERTNITGSARFARLIREDNYTEALEVALQQVEAGAQVIDINMDEGMLDSKKAMVTFLNLIAGEPDISRVPIMIDSSKWEVIEAGLKCIQGKGIVNSISMKEGVEQFIHHAKLCKRYGAAVVVMAFDEAGQADTEARKKEICKRSYDILVNEVGFPPEDIIFDPNIFAVATGIEEHNNYAVDFINACAYIRDELPYALTSGGVSNVSFSFRGNNPVREAIHSVFLLYAIRNGLTMGIVNAGQLEIYDQIPAELRDAVEDVVLNRTPEGTDALLAIADKYKGDGSVKEAETEEWRGWPVNKRLEHALVKGITTHIVEDTEESRQSFARPIEVIEGPLMSGMNIVGDLFGAGKMFLPQVVKSARVMKQAVAHLIPFIELEKGDKPEAKGKILMATVKGDVHDIGKNIVGVVLGCNGYDIVDLGVMVPAEKILQVAKEQKCDIIGLSGLITPSLDEMVHVAREMQRQDFHLPLMIGGATTSKAHTAVKIEPKYSNDAVIYVTDASRAVGVATQLLSKELKAGFVEKTRLEYIDVRERTSNRSARTERLSYPAAIAKKPQFDWSTYAPVKPTFTGSRVLDNIDLNVLAEYIDWTPFFISWDLAGKFPRILTDEVVGEAATALYADAQEMLRKLIDEKLISARAVFGFWPTNQVQDDDLEVYGEDGQPIARLHHLRQQIIKTDGKPNFSLADFVAPKDSGVTDYIGGFITTAGIGAEEVAKAYQDAGDDYNSIMVKALADRLAEACAEWLHQQVRKEHWGYAKDEQLDNEALIKEQYSGIRPAPGYPACPDHTEKAQLFQLLDPEAREMQAGRSGVFLTEHYAMFPAAAVSGWYFAHPQAQYFAVGKVDKDQVTSYTARKGQDLAVTERWLAPNLGYDN, from the coding sequence ATGTCCGATCGTAGCGCTCGTCTGCAAGCCCTTCACCACGCCCTCAAGGAACGCATCCTGATCCTCGACGGCGGCATGGGCACGATGATCCAGAGCTATAAACTGGAAGAACACGACTACCGCGGCAAACGCTTCGCCGACTGGCCGAGCGACGTCAAGGGCAACAACGACCTGCTGGTGCTCACCCGCCCGGACGTGATCGGCGGGATCGAGAAGGCCTACCTGGATGCCGGAGCCGACATCCTCGAAACCAACACCTTCAACGCCACCCGTATCTCCATGGCCGACTACGGCATGGAAGAACTGGCCTATGAACTGAACGTCGAAGGCGCACGCCTGGCGCGCAGGATCGCCGATGCCAAGACCGCCGAGAACCAGGCCAAGCCGCGTTTCGTCGCCGGCGTCCTCGGCCCGACCAGCCGCACCTGCTCGCTGTCGCCCGATGTGAACAACCCCGGCTACCGCAACGTCACCTTCGATGAACTGGTGGAGAACTACACCGAGGCCACCCAAGGCCTGATCAAGGGCGGTGCCGACCTGATCCTGATCGAGACCATCTTCGACACCCTCAACGCCAAGGCCGCGATCTTCGCCGTGCAGGGTGTGTTCGAAGCGCTCGGTATCGAATTGCCGATCATGATCTCCGGCACCATCACCGACGCCTCCGGCCGTACCCTCTCGGGCCAGACCACTGAAGCCTTCTGGAACTCGGTCGCCCACGCCAAGCCGATTTCCGTGGGCCTGAACTGCGCCCTCGGCGCCAGCGAGCTGCGCCCGTACCTGGAAGAGCTGTCCAACAAAGCCAATACCCATGTGTCCGCGCACCCCAACGCCGGCCTGCCCAATGAATTCGGCGAGTACGACGAATTGCCGTCGGAAACCGCCAAGGTCATCGAAGAGTTCGCCCAGAGCGGCTTCCTCAACATCGTCGGCGGCTGCTGCGGCACCACCCCGGGCCATATCGAAGCCATCGCCAAGGCCGTGGCCGGCTACGCGCCGCGCCCCATCCCGGACATCCCCAAGGCCTGCCGTCTGTCGGGCCTGGAGCCGTTCACGATTGATCGCAGTTCGTTGTTCGTCAACGTCGGCGAGCGCACCAACATCACCGGTTCTGCGCGTTTCGCCCGCCTGATCCGCGAGGACAACTACACCGAAGCCCTGGAAGTCGCCCTGCAACAGGTGGAAGCCGGCGCCCAGGTGATCGACATCAACATGGACGAGGGCATGCTCGATTCGAAGAAGGCCATGGTGACCTTCCTCAATCTGATTGCCGGCGAGCCGGACATCTCCCGCGTACCGATCATGATCGACTCCTCCAAGTGGGAAGTGATCGAAGCCGGCCTCAAGTGCATCCAGGGCAAGGGCATCGTCAACTCCATCAGCATGAAGGAAGGGGTCGAGCAGTTCATTCACCACGCCAAGCTGTGCAAGCGCTACGGCGCCGCCGTGGTGGTGATGGCGTTCGACGAAGCCGGCCAGGCCGACACCGAAGCGCGCAAGAAGGAAATCTGCAAGCGCTCCTACGACATCCTAGTCAATGAAGTCGGCTTCCCGCCGGAAGACATCATCTTCGACCCGAACATCTTCGCGGTCGCCACCGGCATCGAAGAGCACAACAACTACGCCGTCGATTTCATCAACGCCTGCGCCTATATTCGCGACGAGCTGCCGTATGCGCTGACCTCCGGTGGCGTGTCCAACGTGTCGTTCTCGTTCCGTGGCAACAACCCGGTGCGTGAGGCGATCCACTCGGTGTTCCTGCTGTATGCGATCCGCAACGGCCTGACCATGGGTATCGTCAACGCCGGCCAGTTGGAGATCTATGACCAGATCCCGGCCGAGCTGCGCGATGCCGTGGAAGATGTAGTCCTCAACCGCACCCCGGAAGGCACCGACGCCCTCCTCGCCATTGCCGACAAGTACAAGGGCGACGGCAGCGTAAAAGAAGCCGAGACCGAAGAATGGCGCGGCTGGCCGGTCAACAAGCGCCTGGAACACGCGCTGGTCAAGGGCATCACCACCCATATCGTCGAAGACACCGAAGAATCGCGGCAGTCGTTCGCGCGCCCGATCGAAGTGATCGAAGGCCCGCTGATGTCCGGCATGAACATCGTTGGCGACCTGTTCGGCGCCGGCAAGATGTTCCTGCCCCAGGTGGTGAAATCCGCCCGCGTGATGAAGCAGGCCGTGGCCCACTTGATCCCGTTCATCGAGCTGGAAAAAGGCGACAAGCCGGAAGCCAAGGGCAAGATCCTGATGGCCACGGTGAAGGGCGACGTGCACGACATCGGCAAGAACATCGTCGGCGTGGTACTCGGCTGCAACGGCTATGACATCGTCGACCTCGGCGTAATGGTGCCGGCCGAGAAGATCCTGCAGGTGGCCAAGGAGCAGAAGTGCGACATTATCGGGCTGTCCGGCCTGATCACGCCGTCCCTGGACGAGATGGTGCATGTGGCCCGCGAGATGCAGCGCCAGGATTTCCACCTGCCGCTGATGATCGGCGGTGCGACCACCTCCAAGGCGCACACGGCGGTGAAGATCGAGCCCAAGTACAGCAACGACGCGGTGATCTACGTCACCGACGCCTCCCGTGCGGTGGGCGTGGCCACGCAGCTGCTGTCCAAGGAATTGAAGGCCGGCTTCGTCGAGAAGACCCGCCTGGAATACATCGACGTGCGTGAGCGCACCTCCAACCGCAGTGCGCGCACCGAACGCCTGAGCTACCCGGCGGCCATCGCCAAGAAGCCGCAGTTCGACTGGAGCACCTACGCGCCGGTCAAGCCAACCTTCACCGGTTCCAGGGTGCTGGACAATATCGACCTCAACGTCCTGGCCGAGTACATCGACTGGACCCCGTTCTTTATCTCCTGGGACCTGGCCGGCAAGTTCCCGCGCATCCTGACCGATGAAGTGGTGGGTGAAGCCGCCACCGCGCTGTACGCCGACGCCCAGGAAATGCTCAGGAAACTGATCGACGAAAAACTCATCAGCGCCCGTGCGGTGTTCGGTTTCTGGCCGACCAACCAGGTGCAGGACGATGACCTGGAAGTCTACGGCGAAGACGGCCAGCCGATTGCCAGGCTGCACCACCTGCGCCAGCAGATCATCAAGACCGACGGCAAGCCGAACTTCTCCCTGGCCGACTTCGTCGCGCCCAAGGACAGCGGCGTGACCGACTACATCGGTGGTTTCATCACCACCGCCGGCATCGGCGCCGAGGAAGTGGCCAAGGCCTACCAGGACGCGGGTGACGACTACAACTCGATCATGGTCAAGGCCCTGGCCGACCGCCTGGCTGAGGCCTGTGCCGAGTGGCTGCACCAGCAGGTGCGCAAGGAACACTGGGGCTACGCCAAGGACGAGCAACTGGACAACGAGGCGCTGATCAAGGAGCAGTACAGCGGCATCCGCCCTGCCCCCGGTTACCCGGCGTGCCCGGACCACACCGAGAAAGCCCAGTTGTTCCAACTGCTCGACCCCGAGGCCCGCGAAATGCAGGCTGGGCGCAGCGGCGTGTTCCTCACCGAGCACTATGCGATGTTCCCGGCGGCGGCGGTCAGCGGCTGGTACTTCGCCCACCCGCAGGCGCAGTACTTTGCCGTCGGTAAGGTCGACAAGGACCAGGTGACCAGCTACACCGCGCGCAAGGGCCAGGACCTGGCCGTGACCGAGCGCTGGCTGGCGCCGAACCTGGGCTACGACAACTAA